DNA from Sinorhizobium arboris LMG 14919:
CCCGGTCCAGCGCGTGGGCGACCAGTTGGCCGAGGTAATCCGCATTCATAAGGGGCTCAGCGGCAATGCGCTGAAGGAAGCCGTACTGGACATGCTGCGGAAGGTGCGCATCCCCGACCCGGAAGCGCGGATGCACCAATATCCACACACCTTCTCCGGCGGAATGCGGCAGCGGGTGATGATCGCCATGGCTCTGTCTTGCGATCCGGCGCTGATCATCGCCGACGAGCCAACTACGGCACTTGATGTGACGGTTCAGGCCCAGACACTGGCCCTGTTGAAAGACCTCCAGCGCGAGACAGGCGCTGCGGTCCTGTTCATCACGCACGACATGGGTGTTGTGGCCGAGTTGGCCGACAACGTGCTGGTCATGCGTCGGGGCCGCGAAATCGAGAGCGGAACTGTCCATGAAGTCTTTTCCAACCCGAAAGACGCCTATACCCGCAGTTTGATAGAGGCCGCTCCCAGTCTCGTGGGAAAACTCAGCGAGTTCAGCGTTCCTGCTCGGCCGGTGGAGGGCGTGCCGGCGTCGTTCACCCGCGAAACGCCTGTGCTCGAGGTAAACGACCTCACCGTGCGCTTTCCGGTCCGCAGCGGTTTCTTCGGCCGTCTGACCGGTATGGTGCATGCGGTCGAACGTGCATCCCTGGCCATAACGAAGGGCAAGACGCTTGGTCTGGTGGGGGAATCGGGCTCCGGCAAATCGACGATCGGCAAGGCAATCATAAACCTAGCTCCGATCGCTTCCGGCGATGTCCGGGTTTCTGGACGGCGGGTGGACTATGACGACCCGCAGAGCCTCGCGCGAATGCGGCGCGATGTGCAGATGATATTCCAGGATCCCTATGGTTCGCTGGATGCCCGGCAGACAATCGGCTCTGCAATTATCGAGCCTATGCAAGTCCATGGGCTCGCCAAAGGCGCCGAAGCCTTCGAGAAGATGCAATGGCTGTTGGAGCGGGTCGGCCTGGATCCAGCGCGCGCCTCGAGCCTGCCGCACGAGTTTTCGGGCGGCCAGCGACAGCGAATCTGCATCGCGCGCGCTCTGGCGATGTCGCCGAAGCTCATCATAGCCGACGAAGCGGTCTCGGCGCTCGATGTGGCGATCAAAGCTCAGATCATCGACTTGATGATCGATCTGCAGAAGGAATTTGGCGTCTCCTATCTGTTCATCAGCCACGATATGGCCGCGGTGGAGCGGATCTGCGATCGCGTGGCCGTCATGTATTTCGGGGAGATCGTCGAGATCGGCAAGACCGAGGACGTCGTCGGCCGACCGGGGCACGAATATACCAGGCGCTTGCTGGCGGCCATCCCGATCACCCACCCTGACCAGCGCGGCCGGCGTTCTCCACAGGGCGTGGACGTTACCCAGCCGCGCAGTCCCATCAAGCCTCTCCGGTACCAGGCGCCGGCCCCGCTCTGGAGCATGGCCTCCGATGGGCACTTCATCCGCAGCGCAACCTGACCCACCCAGAAGGACTCATCGACTTGCACACGATCGAAGAGCTTGCAGCCTTTGTCGCCGGCTGTTCTGCGGCAGATATACAGGAACAGGCGCGTGAAGCTGCTTCACTTCTCCTGGCCGACCTGTTGGCTGCGACGGCCGCTGGTTTGCACTCACCGCTTGCGGCGGCGGCACGTGCAGCCGCGGTCGATCTATACGGACCCGGATCGGCCACAATCTGGCTGACCGACATCAGTCTGTCGCCCGCCGGAGCGGCCATGGCTAATGCCGCGGCGGCGAGTGCTCTTGACATCGACGACGGTCACCGCGGTGCTGCCGGTCATGCCGGAGCGGGCGTTATTCCCGCGGCTCTGGCCGTGGGGCAGGCGCTTGGCTCGAGCGACGAGCAGATCATAAGCGCAATCGTACTTGGCTATGATGTCGCCCTGCGTGTGGCCTCGTCTCGTCCGACCTCGACCATCGATACCTACAGCAGTGGCCGCTGGGTGGGCTACGGAGCTGCTGCCGCGGCCGGGCGCCTGCTGGGCTTGACCGCCGAGCAGCTTGCAAATGCGATGGCCATTGCAGGCGCCGAGGGGCCCATAGGTTTCCCGACGGGCAGTTCAAAGTATCAAGGCACCACGGTGAAGGAAGTAATTCCCCCAGCCGTAACGGCGGGCCTGACTGGTGCCTATCGCGCGCGCGCCGGAGCGACCGGGCCGCTCGACCTTCTGGACAGGTCCTCGCATTTCGACCGCGAAATCGTGACCGGCGGACTCGGACAAAGCTGGTGGCTGCAGCAGTGTTACCTCAAACCCTATGCTTGCTGCCGGTACATGCACGCTGCGATCGACGCTGTTCTGCAGTTGCGCCAGCCCGGCAGGACAATACGCAGTTTTCGAATAGAGACGTTCCCGCAAGGGCTGAAGCTCTCGAATTCGCGGGCGCCGAAGACGCTCGAAGCCGGGCAGTACAGCTTTTATTTCAGCTGCGCCCTGGCTGCCCTGTACGGACCATCGGCCCTTCAGCCTGTCGATGCGGCCCGATTGACCGATCCGGACGTGCTTGATCTCGCCGGCCGCATCGAGCTGGTCGCGCATGAGGATTTCGCGGAGTCTTTCCCCAAAAGGACGCCCTGCCGCGTGATCATCGATCAGGGTGACGGTCCGCAGACCGCCACAGTCCTTCATCCGCTGGGCGACGTTGCCAACCCCATGTCACGCGATCAGGTGGCGGAGAAATTCCGCAAGATCGGCGCCGTGAGCATCGATTCCGTTTGGCTGAACGACATTCTCCCGGCGCTCGACGGGATACTGGACCATGGTTTCGGGCCGCTTTTCTCTGCGCTGAACCCCCGTCGCCAGTCCGATCCGATTAAAGGAAACATCATGCTCATCAAGGAGGTAGCGCAATGATGCATTTTAGGTTCCCGAGAGCATTGGCTTTGGCTGCGATCTTGGCTGGCGGCGCGCTTGCTCCGCTGCCGGCGGTCGCCGCGAAGACGGAGCTCACGCTCGGCGCCGCAGCTGCAGACATCGGCAATCTCGATCCGCATTATTCGGCGAGCACCACTGACCGCACGCTGGTGGCCTGGATCTTTGGCGGCCTGGTCCGCTTCGCTCCCGGCACAACCGACCCCGCCCGGATCGAGCCCGACCTGGCCGAGAGTTGGGAATCCAGCCCGGATAAGCTGGTTTGGACCTTCAAACTGCGCAAGGGGGTGCAATTTCATCACAATTATGGCGAAGTGACCGCCGAGGACGTCGTATTCAGCCTGCAGAAAGCGGCGGATCCCGAACGTTCGGCATTCGCCACTGACTACGCCTCCTTCGACAAGATCGAGGCTGTTGATCCCTATACCGTGCGCATCACGCTGAAGAACGCCATTCCAAGCGTGCTGGGCCCATTGGCGAACTATGCCGGCGGCTTCATCATCAGCAAGAAGGCCTACGAAGAACGCGGTGAGAGCTTCTCTCGCAGTCCGGTAGGATTCGGGCCCTTTCAACTCGATTCGATCGAGCCTGGCGTAGCCGTGCACTTCACGGCCCATAAGGACTATTTCCGCGGGGCTCCGAAGTTGACGAAGGTAACGTATCGCTTCCTCAATGCCGCGGCTGCCCGGGACCTAGCCTTCCTTGCCGGTGAAGTCGACGCGGCCACCGGACTTGCCGATCCGAACTGGCTGAAGCGCACCCTGGCGGTCGATGGAACCACCGTGGACATCTTCGACCCAGCCGAACTTACCGTGCTGCACATCAATACCAAGAATGCGCCGTTCGACGACATTCGGGTACGCCGCGCCCTGGCCTATGCCATGGATCCCAGCCGTATCGCCGAATACCGCGGCACCGAATTCACCCGGGTCGGAAAGTCGGTCATTCCGTCGAACAATCTCGGTTACACCGAGGAC
Protein-coding regions in this window:
- a CDS encoding ABC transporter ATP-binding protein, encoding MEKNPVVSVRHLSVSFGRTTVVHDLNFEIAAGSTLALVGESGSGKSVTSLAIMRLLPERVARAEGSIILDNRDLLTLTEPEMRRVRGGRISMIFQEPMTSLNPVQRVGDQLAEVIRIHKGLSGNALKEAVLDMLRKVRIPDPEARMHQYPHTFSGGMRQRVMIAMALSCDPALIIADEPTTALDVTVQAQTLALLKDLQRETGAAVLFITHDMGVVAELADNVLVMRRGREIESGTVHEVFSNPKDAYTRSLIEAAPSLVGKLSEFSVPARPVEGVPASFTRETPVLEVNDLTVRFPVRSGFFGRLTGMVHAVERASLAITKGKTLGLVGESGSGKSTIGKAIINLAPIASGDVRVSGRRVDYDDPQSLARMRRDVQMIFQDPYGSLDARQTIGSAIIEPMQVHGLAKGAEAFEKMQWLLERVGLDPARASSLPHEFSGGQRQRICIARALAMSPKLIIADEAVSALDVAIKAQIIDLMIDLQKEFGVSYLFISHDMAAVERICDRVAVMYFGEIVEIGKTEDVVGRPGHEYTRRLLAAIPITHPDQRGRRSPQGVDVTQPRSPIKPLRYQAPAPLWSMASDGHFIRSAT
- a CDS encoding MmgE/PrpD family protein, encoding MHTIEELAAFVAGCSAADIQEQAREAASLLLADLLAATAAGLHSPLAAAARAAAVDLYGPGSATIWLTDISLSPAGAAMANAAAASALDIDDGHRGAAGHAGAGVIPAALAVGQALGSSDEQIISAIVLGYDVALRVASSRPTSTIDTYSSGRWVGYGAAAAAGRLLGLTAEQLANAMAIAGAEGPIGFPTGSSKYQGTTVKEVIPPAVTAGLTGAYRARAGATGPLDLLDRSSHFDREIVTGGLGQSWWLQQCYLKPYACCRYMHAAIDAVLQLRQPGRTIRSFRIETFPQGLKLSNSRAPKTLEAGQYSFYFSCALAALYGPSALQPVDAARLTDPDVLDLAGRIELVAHEDFAESFPKRTPCRVIIDQGDGPQTATVLHPLGDVANPMSRDQVAEKFRKIGAVSIDSVWLNDILPALDGILDHGFGPLFSALNPRRQSDPIKGNIMLIKEVAQ
- a CDS encoding ABC transporter substrate-binding protein, with the translated sequence MMHFRFPRALALAAILAGGALAPLPAVAAKTELTLGAAAADIGNLDPHYSASTTDRTLVAWIFGGLVRFAPGTTDPARIEPDLAESWESSPDKLVWTFKLRKGVQFHHNYGEVTAEDVVFSLQKAADPERSAFATDYASFDKIEAVDPYTVRITLKNAIPSVLGPLANYAGGFIISKKAYEERGESFSRSPVGFGPFQLDSIEPGVAVHFTAHKDYFRGAPKLTKVTYRFLNAAAARDLAFLAGEVDAATGLADPNWLKRTLAVDGTTVDIFDPAELTVLHINTKNAPFDDIRVRRALAYAMDPSRIAEYRGTEFTRVGKSVIPSNNLGYTED